The DNA segment TGACATGTGGTATGCGAGGTCATGAAAACTTTAGTCAAACGAAAAAAAGTAGagataaaaataagctgttagtcgAACCCGTCGACATAAAGCAATTTGGGAGTTCTATGTCCACTTCAGTCTGGCATTACTGCAACTACGTACCCGTGTGGTTTCTAGATTCCAAATTGAAGTAACCATCCATCGTGTAACTGCCCCTGTAATCGAGTGGCTTgtgacttgaaatcactgtaacctgtGGGggatgggttcgagccttgctaccggCCATATCTCTTTAAGTGAGAACGGTTAGCAGATTCTTACGGAGGACGGGAGTtttgtactggttctttccaggagcgatggttaggtaaactgcccacccGACATACAGGAAATAAActgttgaaaacaaagaaaaatatcaaacagggaatgccacgcaccaaaaacgcagcctcctcaaaacgaaacccccagcacgcagacgcgtgcaccacacacacatacacacacccaaagccaacacataaggacaaaacgaataacacacacgcacacaaagccaacacataagacgaaacgaacaaacaaaggaacacagtggggcaccgccttggaacggccagtggcaaaaacatcactggggagcttaaaccggtttatggtgcacctaacctcactcttacccccaccatgttccaaagacatgggacagtgtaaataaaagtaatcccctccaggtgaatctcttacacacgtaatggaaacaaaaaggcatggcatgtaaaacacaaaaatgttcgtgtataaatatataaaaaacaaaccttaagaaccaaaaacgtatgtacacaatgccttttcagaagacagagcaacaagagaaacacccttaagggcccgacgaaacaggccagaagacaaatatcaaaacagttcagtcctggtgggatttaaaaactgcttatcatagagttctccccctcttccgtcagacgcaatcaaagagggaagcgtagtgtccaactgtaaacgggttgaacactaaacatgcggtatgtctcaaaactgttgggtcgtaacctcttttaataaaacgtttgataatctttccaaatacatttggaaaattaccgtgacccaagatcttacgaagtttgtaaaccacattccCATAAAAaccgggtttagaaataccttctcgcagaagtgtctttaaattactattgaattttaaaactaaatcagaattacgataataaaatttagcaaaatatttacgcaatttgtaataacggtagccttgctgaagaagtttacctgtaatatattgattacgttcattgaaatgcttgacatgactacacgctctggcaaaccgaattaattgagaaacatataccccataagatgtagcctgaggtacatccccatccaaatggggaaaatttacaatactaaaattaaaacaagcgttaaacccaagaaaaaaataattttctgtcaaggaaacttacttagtcatgaaCCCCGAATCAAGTTTTAATTCGCTATTATATAAAGTTTAATGAAGGAGTCCagcactttttttttgtttgggtttaacgttgcgtagacacatttataggttatatggcgactttccagctttgatggtggaggcagacccaaggtgccccgccatgcattatttcgtcacgagcggacacctgggtagaaccaccgactttccgtacgTAAGCGagctcgatggcttcctcacatgaagaattcaacgccccgagtgagactcaaacccactATAAGGGGATCTGATTTGAAGCTGGTGACCTTAGCCACTCGGCGATTCCAGCAGTTAAGGCGTTTGATTTCATGTACAGGCCCGGTCACACCGAccgaactttgttggagcgttcctgGAGCGGTGAAAAAATTTCATCACCGCTCGTTATCGTTCACCACCGTTTAACAGAAGTTGGCCCCCGTTAAGGCAACGCCGTATACGCTCGGCCACCGCTGATGGTCCCTCCTACCGCTCCGAAAGTTTTGAGCTGCACAAAATATTGCGAGCGGTGAGGAGCGGGCAATTTTCCGCTCCGGCAAAGTTCACCACCGCTCTAACAACGCCCAGTCAAGTTTGGCACCGCTAGACGCAAGTTCGTGGACGCTTGGGTCCGCTAGGCCAACGCAGAAATCTTGAACGCTGGACCACCGCTGCTTCGCCAGCTTTGCCCGGGCGGTGATTAAACGTTGCACAAACTTTGGTGGAGCGGTTGTAAGCATTTTACGAGCGGACACGGGATCGCTGGAACGGTGTCGGGCGTTGAAGCAGCGATCCATTGCGGTGATGAACTTTGGTTTGGCGTTGGTATGGATGTGTCGGAGCGGGACCAGAATTTGGCGCTCGCGTCACCGCTAAACCAACGCTCGCTACCGCTCGCTACCGTTAAACCAACGCTAAAGCAACGCCGGCTTCAGCGGTGCACCTCTAAGGCAACGCCcgtgttttcgatttttttcccattttgtgcGCGGTGACGAGCGTTGTCTACATTCCGCCCCCTCTCCCTACCGTTGaaggaacgctccaacaaagttcggGCGGTGTGACCGGGCCTTACAACGGCTACAGGACCGAAAGCTGAATCGATGATTAGGtgtaaatacatgttcaatgtacgaaaagaaattattccaatgatTCAATCGCATGTTTAAAAGAttctgaaacaaataaaactttattacctTTATAACTCGAGTTACGTATATAAACAGCGCATTTACGTTgaaatcaaatattgtattttcaacatgAAAAGTCCCTGACCTGGCGATAAAAATACACAAGTTGTTTAGgacatgtgtaattttacatgtataaacacatCTTTTAATCTTAAACTTTATGCACCCGCTGATTAATTTGCATATTGTAGTGagtgatttttttatgaatttgtcaCAAGGAAATCAATGaaagaaaaacacttttataCGTGAAATAAACTGAGATAATGCGACGTTAATCAAAAGCTATCGAATGGGACAGTTTTACACACATAATGTAATAGGGCCGAGTGGTTGATGTCTATTCTGTACCGTTCTGGATAGAGATtataaaaactgtttgacttgaaactgattctgagacaCGGCTAAAAACTGAAATATCATCACTtctgtaaatacattgtatgactgACTTTTCAGTTTATGTGTTGTTTAGACAATTAATGGAAAACCCCGCAGAATATGAAATGTACATAACTTGTCTCGCGTCTTGGCCGGAGTTTATGtaaattagccactcacgataagaaaatcgatatcagtcagtcacTACATGTGTTTGGTGAAAATACTGTATCGGCGCATTTTTCTGAAATCGGTAGTAATATTACTTGACAAAGAATTCTGTTTAAGCTGTGAAAAAAATCTCATTAAGATCCCTTTGAGGCAAAGAAACACAACTGAAATCGATTTGAGTAATTCTGTTCATggttatattataaaatatgatatatctTTGACACCCTCTGGCACCAGTTGAAGCAGTTTTTTATACAGACGCATTCAATTGTCTTCATGATCCCAAAAGATCAGAAAATAAAGTAGTAGTTCACGTACAGGAATACATAGTATGGTCCCCACATGACATTTAAAAGACAGCTGTTGCCAAGTCTGCTATTGTATTATACTGCAACTGGTTGAGCTAAATTTCTGATGAAAATTCTTATCTTTTACATTAAATTCGTAGACATTTATAAACCATATAAAGCCTGTTTACGCAGTATGCCACTACATTACTGGAAGTGACGCAGATTTTTCAACAATTAAGAATGTTATCTTCGataggattggcaaatccatgaatcgcgctattcatgtttaatttgccgatgcTATTCtatcgttcatttcgcatgagcTCCGATAGCCCGCCCCCacaattcatttcttatatttacattatatttcctctctatttgtaaacaaggttttattataaattgcacatattttgatgcatttaagattaaaatcagcttcctggcCATTATGTTCACAACACGGTACAActgtgacgtcatctaaggaataTGAAAAGCGTGAAACCCATCGCCGTTAGCAACAGTTTAAGCGACATGCTATTATACACATAcgttaaatggactccatgatccctaaGAACTGAAATGGAAATTATGACAATAAACTCTTATCAGTTACTAGTACTTTAATGACGAAGTTCAATAAGAATGACactgtttatatgaaatacgGATTAAAAAGACCATATTTTAATTTTGAGGACATAGAAAATGAGAAGTTtattatttgtatgtatttttgtttgcGTCTGTTATACAGCAACAGGGTACTGTCGTTCACATGTAATACGTAAGTGTATACGTTTATTTTGCTCGACATGCTCGCATAAATTTTGAATTGCACGCCTGTCACATGTTTGGTTTGAGTTAAATTTTGAAGGTTTTCCGATTGAGTTTCAAACTTTCCAaatattataacatattttcactttgaactaatttctttttcctgtttcaaatatttcataacgAAGTTACGTCCATAACATTCAGTTAGCTCTAAGCTTTAATATAACGGGTCTTACTGAATCTGTCTGAAGCTacttattcaaaacatttttttaactttaagatAAAGAATTTTGCACGGCCCCAAATGGCGTAACCATACCTGCTGGAGGAGAACTTCTTCTACAAGATAAGTGTGAGAAATGTACATGTTCAAGCGGAACTGGTCATACATCGCTTATTCTCTCCTGCTGCgggtaaacaaatatttatattgtattgtattattttaaaattataagtaAATTGTGTATTGTACAAACTGTAGGAAGAAAGACGTTGACGTTTggtatcaaaatatttcattatttctattataaaattaCATTTCCCTCGGAACAACACATACAATCCAACTGCCGTTCAGATTGGGGCTTGTTTTATCATTACAAAATTATTCTTGTTATTGCATTCTTGCAGACTGGTTTTGTGCTGGCAGTTGACAGCACGAGGCCGACTATATTATACAAGGAGTTGCATTTTGGTTAAAATGATAATCATGATGGAGAGGAACTATATAAGTTTTCTTTCGTTCTAACCCCTTTCGTActtttgtaatatatgtatatttgtaaaattcggatttaatttcgaaataaatatgtttaaactaatcgTCACGtattttatgtgtttatttaCGAGATCGTATTCTGTTCCAGTTATGGCATACATGCTGGTCCGATAGCTCCTCCACCTGGTTGTAAAATAGTGGCCGGCGACGACGGATGTTCGGTGAAATTGGTTCAAGTAACAGATGAATCGCAATCATGTCGTATATAATTACACAGTACATGACATATTCATAGCTTGTTGtctctttttcttttcaaagctGTAAGCGACCAGTTGATAATATGAAATCTTAGTGAAAGAAATGTCATCAGTTTGTATGAAAATTTTTATCGTTAAAATGTATCACCTACCTCAAACATTGTTACTAATCTATAGCAGGCATTGATTTGATGGAAACCATACAAGTATTACAAAATGGTAGGTAGTTTAGAATGTATTGCAGAAAACAGGTCAGTAAAATGAGACTCAACGGTCCCTGCTGTCGTAGTCAATCAGTGTTACATCCGGACCACTTCATACGCTTTGTTCAACTCACTTTTTAGTAGAAGTTTTTATCTTAAAGTGTGGTCCAAAATAATGATGGCAATAAACTTTACGCGAATCAATAAAGTGGTGGTCTTTCAAGGCATATGTGATTTCCTCAAATATCCCTTTCAGTCAGGACATCACGTCGTCTGGCATCTTGTGTTTACTGCAAATATATATGTGACGTTGACGTCACGGCCTGTTTATATGTGATTAAAATGTCAAACCTGGAACAACGTTGTTGTTTACTCATTATACGAATTAGCCCCACGATACTCAGAAAATGATTCAGCCTTAAGAAATAAAGTCATCGATTAATTTAGGAAACCTTAACCATTACGTTAAAATCCTGCTAAAGAAGACTGGCACTTTTTTATGTAAGAAGAAGGCCTAGTAATGGGGGAAAAGTATAGTGCTGATGATTTTCTTCAATGTATGTaccgattcgccgtaaaacccaactcactcactcaatgTATGTACTGTTTCACATTTTTGGTCAAAGGTTAACTTTGGAGATATGTGAAACCTTGTAGTTTCAAAGAAGATAAAATAAGTCCTGAATGTGCAGATGATGTAAAAACAGCTTCTGATGAGTGTCTCTGGTCTGCAATGTACATGCTGCAAGGGGCAGTGGggacaaggtttttttttcatcaagccAGGGATTTAGTGATTATGTTTTGAGCAGGTTTCATGTAGATGAAGTTAGTAGTTCTGTTACAAGTGATAGGTTACTGTTGGTGTTTGGAAGAGTTCAATTGCGAAAACTTGGGTCTTTGGCATGCGAGCCAAGTAAGAGAAAAACTTGGGATTTTGGGAAGTCATGCTTGAACTAAGATCAATTACAGGTGAAAACTCATCAAGtatttgtgattttattaccCACAACAGATTTGACACTTGTACGAAGCTATTAATAATGTAGCTGCTGAATCCAACGACCTATTGCCTTCAACTGCATCAAGAACAtacaagaaacaagagctgtcactattagtgacaaatgccccccgaaaatttatgccaagtaattgtAAAATCCCCTCATCGATGGCAGTTacggaccagacaagaaacaggccatgttaacctttaacatctaagtgtgaccttgaccttagagctaggagtCTGGATTTTGCGCAttacatgtcgtctcattatgggaaacatttataccaagtaattttaaaatcccttgatgaatgacagagttatgaaccgggcattaaacagaccctgttaacctttgacttctaagtctgaccttgaccttggatgaCAGGACAAATCGTCTTATtaaggtaaacatttatgccaaattattttaaaatcccttcatggatggcccAGAAAACAGGACAGTAAAACGAGACTCAACGGCCCCTGCTTTCGTAGTCAATCAGTGTTACATCTGGAGCACTTCATGCGCcttttttatcaaatgttcaaCTCTTTTTTTAGTCGAAGTTTTTATCTTAACGTGTGGTCCGAAAAAAATGATGGCATTAAACTGCGCGAATCAATAAAGTGGTGGTTCTTTAAGGCATATGTGATTTGCTAAAATATACCTTTGAGTCAGGGCCTTAAAATAATATCGACCAGAGATTATATGGTATCTACATTTTATTAAATACCAACGACCCTTGTTTATATTTACAGGAACTAGTGGAAAAGAATCAAATACagacaattttaacatttataaaatcatttaagatTTATTGGTACAAGATACTCATATTGACCTTTTTATGTTCGTATTCGATGTCCCCAGTGTTTATAACGTAAGCTGAAAAGCGGGAAAATGTAACGTCAAAAGCCACGTTTATGCCTGTTTGAGATTATAATAATCTGTCTCTGGCTGTAGATGCATATAGGAATGTCAGATTCAAGGTAACTGTTTCtggtggtaacgaggctctgtaAACAGTTACTTCACGGCCCTGAGGGAGTATCACTGAAGTAGCGGATCCAACTTACAGACGATACGTGTTGGTGATGTTGTCCAAGTTCACGATGACTTTAAAACATGTCTCACGTGGAACCTGGCTATAGTTAACGAACTTATATgcaggttccatgtgcaccgccgtatgaacacatctgtggatgtctctaaattattacccgccgccaggaggcggtgggtttattggtatgctaaaaAAATTCGCTTGTGGGACATGGACCAAGTCACGTGATAGGTTTTCGATCctgtacagatttattttttttgttcctAGATGTGTGATAcgctaatactttatttaaatgatacaatattctatgtatatatatatatatatatataaagttttgtttttttaaataagaaaaaaacttgggtcacgtgacacgtttcgaccatcttcgtaacacaccgtaagttacAATCATCTCGGATGACCATGACCtaattcacacgatccttttgtttacatttttatttctacacttTTTGCatttcatgtggtacatttgacttagatacaagaattttataattttgtggtgatgtaggattaccacgattatcggagatttgtggaattatgctttttcgtaatattaaattgtaaaaacaggttgtgtatgacgacatcaatatcggcgtacataacatgtaaacaaataatcagctgttcagtgagctgataacctttgatagaAATGTGTTAACATTACTTCTGTTAGGATTCTGATTAGaaaagtgtggttagtttgcataaaccatagatattagatattttaggatataatttaatatatttagattgccatgacctgcagatgacccaattatttctgaaatcattaaaaggacattcattatgactgatctgaatatacatttctggcggcggaaaaacttttgacttgtttttgtatttgtagcatgtgtaaatgttgagttctgttcaacccgaggctagagggcgtggacggtagcatgcatttccactaccgtccatgaacaggctcaatcacacctgcgacattttcgtttttgtcgtgttgagcgacctgtggagtttccactttttataagcccgaagggacatattatgttatgacgctggtgtccgcgtgtctgtccgttagcaatttcgtgtccgctctgtaactcttgaaccccttgaaggatttcaaggaaacttaaccaaaaattttcaCCACaacgagacgacgtgcagagcgcatgttttggatgtcttgcttcaaggtcaaggccacacttagaagtcgaaggtcatatcagtttgtttcgtgtccgctctgtaactcttgaacccctagaaggatttcaaagaaccttgacacaaatgttcaccacaccaagacaacgtgcagagcgcatattccggatggctcgctttaaggtcaaggtcacacttagggtcaaaattcatatcagtttgtttcgtgtccgctctgtaactcttgaactgctggaaggatttcaaagaaacttggcagaaatgttcaccacaccaggacaacgtgcagagcgcatgttccggatgacttgcttcaaggtcaaggtcatacttaagggtcaaaggtcatatatgactttgctttgtgtatattgctctgcattgcagtactcttgtttttatttggcatacctcttttttgttcacttacaacacattttttttaatgacttcccttttatgttactataaatagcttattttgaaactgagaccacttttctgtggtacaacatggatggtacctctaatttttaggtgtatttttacattcctgtacctgataaggatttttttttgtggactttgaatatttttttgtggacttatatttgttttttgaagttttccttttgttgttccactcctttgggctacaacagtcaagttctttaaattttgctcccatcctttgatgtaatccttcgggcgtatattgccccgcttggcggagctcttgttctattttatAACCATTAACGATGGACTGACGAGAGCGGCACGGTTTAGGACTAGTAATTGAATTACTTCACTTCCTATTGTAAGACTGTACCCGCTGGAAATAATTCATACCGAGTGATAAAACCCGGACAAGTGAAATGACTGTTAACTGGTGTGCTTATAGTACGTGTCTTATGGAGTTATTATGGATATTCTCGTGCatataatatgtttgaatttatttactttagCACTTGGCGGCCCGGAAAATGTCATGAATTTGCCGCGACGTCGCATCACGTCGTCTGGCGTATTTCGTTTTTTGCTTATATATATGTGACGTTAAAGTCACGTCCTGTTTTTATGTGATTAAAAGGTCGAACCTGGAACAACGTTTTGTATACTCAATATACGAATTAGCCCCACGACTCAGAAAATGATTGAgcctttagaaataaagtcatcGATAAATTTAGGAAACTTTAACCATAATGTTTCAATCCTGCTAAAGAAGACTGGCACTTGTTTATGTTGGAAAAAGACCTAGTAAGAGGGAAAAGTATGGTGCTgatgacattattttttcaatgtatgtacTGTTTTACTTTTTTGGTCAAAGGTGAACTTTGGAGACATGCAGAACATTGTAGTTTCaaagaagataaaataaacacTGAAAGTGCAGATGATGTCAAAAGAGCTTCTGATGAGTGTTTCCGCTCTGCAATGTACATGCTGCAAGGGGCATTACGGACAAGGTTTTTTTTCAGTCAGAAGGATAGCGATTTAGTGACTGTTTTTAGGAGGTTTCATGTAGATGAATTAAGTAGATCTGTTATAAGTGACTGTTGTTTGGGAGAGTTCAATTGAGAAAACTTTGTCTTCAGCGTGCGAGCCAAGTAAGAGAAAAACTTGGGAAGTCATGCTTGAACTAAGATCAGTTACAGGTGAAAACTCAGCAGGTACTGGGGATTTTATTACACACAACAGATATGACAAACGTATGAAAGCTATTAATAACGTAGCTGCTTAATCAAATGCCCTATTGTCTTCAACTGGACCAACAACATACAAGAAACAAGAGCGTTCActatagtgacaaatgcccccgagcattttgaaaaatgtcccCGAGCATTATGCctggtaattttaaaatcccttcatcgattgcagagttatggaccggacaagaaacagaccctgttaacatttaacctctaagtgtgaccttgactttagagctaggggtctggatcttgcgcatgacacgtcgtctcattatggggaacatgtaggcaaagttatttcaaaatcccttcatggatggcagagttacagcccgggcAAGActacacggacggacggacagtgcgattttaatatgcccaccttcaggaGCATAAAAACAAAGATTAGTATCcaaaagggaatgccacgttccaaaaacgcagtctccccaaaacgaaactcacaacacacagatgtgcacactaccaacacacacactcgcatacaaagcacacgaggacaaaacgaacaaataaaggaacacagtagggaaccgctttggaacggtcagtggcaaaaacaccattcaggagcttaaaccggtttatggtgcgcacccaacctcactcttaaccccaccatgttccaaagtcacgagacagtgtaaataaatgtaaaccccgccaggtgaatctcttaacaGAGGCAATGGAGAtagaaggcatggcatgtaaaacacaaaaatgctccggacctgtataattatataaaaagcaacccttaagaaccaaaaacgcatgtactcaagaAACCTTCTTTTGCCGGCCAGTATTTAAAGGTGGCAGTCCTCAAGGGAGGGCAGGCGGTCCGACAACACAATATTGAAGTGAAAGACGATGCAGATGCATTCAATGGTCTTTATAGTGAAGAATACACAGATTCAGTTTCTTCAATGGTTCACCATAATTTATCTGAGAGAAAGCATAACAAAAAGGTTTTGTTGCAATTGTTGGTGATCTTTTGAAATATACGGCAAGTGaaattcaagagaaaaaatataacttttagcCAGAGAACCATTCACATATCCTTTGGCAAATTTGATAGTTTCGTGCTGTAGGAATGACACACCAAGTTATTTGATTTGTAAAGCCTCTATGCAGGATGAATTGCACAAGTGTGATATGCAGATATAAGGTCTAAATCAAAGCTTATTTTAGGAAAAAGGCCATTGTCAAAATATATCCAGAAATGCATTCGTTTTAAGAATATAATGTTAGGTTAATTCGCtcattatacattatataaattggaaaatgcaatatatggaaccgttccgtctttatatgaaattattttcttttcattatatgatagcaaaacagtattacatagataaaagaaatcatatctatataatattattttgctatcatataatcacactggttattcgggtacctactcgtgtgagcgataccgccctcgtgtgatttatgtacatgttggtgaacaggaaattcagacctataacaggtaattattccgtattttactgaagacttgaaaagttttagtattgaatgtgtaatatcataccttaactatatccatgtcaaatatctatctcatatgatctgaataactgtgaaaaaaatacgttttttgtcgtgaaaatgatgatttttgaaggcgatggtatatattttcacgattaatggtattatttcggattatattaggaaatttttgttaggaaaataaAAAGCAGTCATTCTGTGAATTAGCCATTGCtttcttttcacaaaaaaaaaaaactggaagcacagtaaaattagataGATTTTTTCGAAAACAGTGTGTAGAAaaaaagatacctctgacgatgtaccgtGGTACTATCcccgttgtttctgtcaatccagCGGATACCGTtctcgttattgaaatgagcaTTACATTGATGCAGActccttttctaaaatttagcgataatatgcaatgaccaatcaagataaagataaaactttggtcttttataccttccagctactggaagcagcctatcaGAAGAAAAACTtctcacttttttttttcaaattcgctatcaagatccatctacatagaaacattcttatgtgtattttaaattaaaaattgcgACTTCCGTACGTATTGTTTTGAGCTCAAAGTGTATTTCCAATAGATGctataattagaaatagaatattgaactactggtgtacaattattaatggtaaacaaGGTTCATGTATGGACTCCATcagcaaaatttaaattattgttctttgatttcatatgtaaaagaatctTTAGAACGACTTGGATTTGCTGAATACTGGTTGGATCAGTCAGTACTTTCACCAGTGTATTCCGCAATATTCCGCAATATTGTAGAACAGAGATAGAAGGACCT comes from the Mercenaria mercenaria strain notata chromosome 9, MADL_Memer_1, whole genome shotgun sequence genome and includes:
- the LOC123548069 gene encoding uncharacterized protein LOC123548069, coding for MRSLLFVCIFVCVCYTATGYCRSHVIHKEFCTAPNGVTIPAGGELLLQDKCEKCTCSSGTGHTSLILSCCGYGIHAGPIAPPPGCKIVAGDDGCSVKLVQVTDESQSCRI